The genomic segment accctatttccttttaaccgttgATAtgatgtattatattataagagagaaaagtaaacaaaagaaatacaagtcaaaatatttcaacTCACGTCTTGGCAATCATTTCAGCCTCCTTATCCAGACCTGGTGGTAGACCATGACCTTGAAGAAGACTCTGTTCCAGCAGCAGTTCTGGTGGGTACAGCATTGTAGGGTACAGGGAGAATGGAGAACCACTGGAAAGAAGAAATGAAATCATTAGTACATGACGACTTTAATGATGATGAAGAGACCAAATTGACAATTGAAAAGGACCTTTAAACTGTTTATGCTTAAGGCATAAACTTGCATGATAAATATAAGCAAGAGATAGATTGTTAGGAAAATATGAATAGTCTGCTTACCCCTGTGAGAATAAAGCAACTTGTGCCAGTCCTGGAAGACCAGCTAGTGATGCTGTGTACTGTTGCTGCATCTTCAGTTGTTCTTGGAGGCTTCCCTTCCTGCCACCTGCTAGATACTGTTGCAGAAGGAGGCTTTGCACTGCCTGCACCTGTAAATGAAGATGATGCGTTAATGGTAAGGTAATGTagaattttcaatacaataatttcaattatcGAAAACGTTCAAGATATTTTTGTCTAATAACCCTGGACCGGGGACTCTCAGTCCATTAGTTGAACTCATTATCTGATGAAACGTGTATGATGAAAGGCTACAGATAGTATAGacatattttctatttaccTGATCAGCAGGATTCGGAGGTCGCTGACTGTGGCTCGGAGAAGGTGCCTGACTGGTGGACGATGATGATGCAGTAGAAGGCAATATCGATATCTCAGGATATTCCCTCTCCAAAGTCTCCTGTGCGCAAAAACACAATCTTAGTTGAATGGTATAACTTgccaaaatacaataatttgtcacaaacaatacaatacattgaCGTCAATAGTCCTAAATTAGTGTTCACAGAATCTAATTATACATAACCACTATTTTGAGGACGGCGCCttttattaaaacctaaatAGACGTTGACAAAATGCCAACTAACACAATTGTGATAAAGGTTAAGCTAATGTTTCGAGGATAATGAATTTATACTTCAATAAATGAAGGTAGGGACCAGAAAGTAGCTCACCTTAGTAGCTGCCAGTCCAACTGGACCAGGTTCCATGGAATTGCTGTGCTTCTTCACCATATGACTGAACAGCAGCTTCAGATCCACATAAGCTTGACTGCAATGAGGACAATGGTAATGCAGGTTCATTCCCGTGGAGTTCTTATTCAAAGGACAAGTCTGATCATGGCACGAAGGTGGGATCGTTGGTCCTGTGATCTTCGGAGGCTCAAAGACTTTCTTATGATCGTAATCCATACGAGGCTTCATTTCCTTTGAAGGTGAGGCATCATAGATGCTTCTTGGTGACGGAGACGAAGTATTACTTCGGAGATGTGATGACGGGTAGAAGGTACCGGTCGCTTTTACTACTGAAATAAATATGGTTTCAAGATCAGTTTAATGTGGCTTGAGGTGAACATTGTCAAATTGATTTAAGACTGAGTGCATTAGAAAATGGCTAATGCtataaaaaatcatagaaaaataCTCACCGGACACGCTATCCTGTTCTCTTTCAAACTCACTCTTGATCGAGAAGTTTGCTGGAGTGAAAGACTCGTTGGGCTCCTTCATTGAGCTGACACTGTCTACTGAAGCCCTCTCTTTCAAAGAATAATCTTTGGCTTCCTCGAATTGCTTCTCTTGGTCTGTCTCACTCTTGATCACAGGAGTACCCCTGCCGTGTTTGTGAGTAGCCAACGCAGAGTACTGTGTCAAAATAGCTGGGCAATTATTACCCTGGGCGCAGTGGAAATGAGAGCGCAGTTGGTTCTTGAAGCAGCTCTTCCCACCACACTGGTCGAATGAAGCGAAATAGTCGAATCCTTCTAATAATGGACTGACACCATGAACTTCTCTCATGTGAGTCTCCATGATGATGTGGGTTTCGCCAGCAAAGCTGCAGTTGGAGCAGTGGAGATGGAGTCGCGCCATGCGGAGCTGGCAGGCGGGGTAGGAGGACGAGCAGGTGTCAGGGCTGGTGAACACTTCAAAGTGTTGGAACTTGATGCGCTGTGAAGAAAgaccaaaatattaataacaatcatattaaaattaattatgatagcaactgtttatttgtttaagaatACTTACAGGGAATTCTTCAATTGTTGGAATAACCGGTGACTGGATGACCGGCGGTAACTGATTACTCTTCGGTAACTTGAACGATGTAAATATGGCTGTCGGAGTGATATTGTCAGTGTATACTTCCACGACCCTGTTCTTCGGGGGCCTGCCCCTTTTTCTGCTGAACATTTCATCTAACGAACTCGATGGGTTGACTTGCTGAGGAACCACTCCAGGGTTGGGCCCAAGGTTCAACTGAGCTTGCAAGTTTGGTGTCAACTGCGAAGACAAGCTTGGTGCCATTTGGGCCAATTGTGCCAAGTTTGGCGGAAGATTGGGTAAATTCGGGACTTGACCGAGTTGAGCCGCCATATTTGGATGCAGCTGGGCTGACAGTTGAGGCGGGAAGTTTGGAGCGAATCTAGACGCTAAGTTCGGAGACATTGGGCTCAGAATCGCGTGCTGGCGATGGTGTTCCAAACGTCTGAATGGATGCTCTTCGGAGGATAGGATGACTGCTCCACAGTTCTCCCAGGTGCAGTGGTAATGGGTGATGTCTCTGATATGTTGGCAGGCAGAGTTGCCGCAAGGGTTGTTCCGGGTGTAGGTTACGAAGTAGGCTTCAGTGACTTGGTTCTGTTGCTCGTGTTCCATCACGTGTTTTACCATGGTAGTGTGGCAGCTGTGTGCCATTTTACAGCCATCAGCCAAGCAATGATAATGCTTGTTGAAAGCGCTGCATTTGTTGCATTTGTCTTCAGCCTCTTTGCCTCCATTGAATGTCTCGATATATTTCCTCGAAATCTCTTCGACTAATGCTGGATTCTGTAAAACAATGAAGTGATTTACATATTGTTTTCCTTGTTGATAAGCCTtgttactgggtttttttcgaaGCGTAGGTAAAATTTGGtgacaaaatagaaaaaccCAATTGAATCAAGAATGTTACCGAAATCGAACTCTCCACCTACAACTATGATCAACCATGTACGCATTTTTACCAATAACAACTAGCTACGCTTCGTAAAATGACTCTATTAACACTAACACATGTCGAGTGGCATAAAATCTTTCAATTACATTCTCTGCCTCGTCATCTCATTCAATAATCACTTCATATAAATGACTAAGTGTGGAATTGTTACTTACAAATGGATGCGGGTAGTCAGAATCCATCATTGGATTGGACATATCGTCATCGACGAGGACATTTCCTCCTGGGGAGTACATGCTTAAGTCAGCTCCTGGTTGCATCAGCGCGTTCTGAATCACCGAAGTAGGAAGcctgtgaataaaaataatgacacaCCCATTACTTACAATTCCGAAACCAGAAATAGCCTAAAATTTCGTATTTTTTGGTCGTTTGTGTCCCTTGAATCAACAAGGCACTGTGTAATAGTGCTATGTCATGTGTAACACAGGAAAATACAgtaaatttatataattatgtatgtgatgATATTCTTACTTCGTATATCAATTGAGGAGTATGACTCAGTTTTAGCAGCAATGTCATTCATCATGAGCTTGTGCTTGGAATAAATATGTGTGATTTCGTCGCTAACTATTTGAAGATGTACGTGATTAAGTGCATGTTACATTGactttaattcgtttattttattgcGATTACTAGAAACCCTTCTGTTAACATTCTCATCATCTGTATTTGCTCCTTAAAATGTCTTAACTATACTTAAAAGTATAACAATGTTCATCCTATATAACTccttttgttacaattttgaaaCAGTCTATTTGACTAAGATTataacgaatatttttttattaaatacttacccAAAACTCATTTCTTGTTCCTTCCTCTCATGCTTCCTCTTATGGGTGAAGATCTGACTGCTGGAATGCAGCACATAGTTGCAATGGGGCCTGATGCAGTGGATATGGTTGCACGTCTTACTGAACCGACAGTCGCGGTACGGACAGGCttcatttttcatatatttcttGAACCCATCTTTGGATAAGGCTTCGTCTTTGATGTGGTAGGTCTTGTGTTTCTCTGTAAATACATTGTTATTGGGTTTAGAATTGATATATATAATTATGGTAATGTCTAGTTATATTATTGTTGATGTAGTCAAGTTTCGAGCTATTGTCAGCATTCCAGTTATATTTTGTCGTTTCAAGATACGTGTTACTTTGTATAATATCCCGCTATTAATTTTGGAAAAGTCCAAATCAATATATGTACTACTATTTAAATGCCCTCTACTCACCCATATCAGCCTTATTCTTGAAGGTATAAGTGCATCCTGGTCTTCTGCAGTGGAAATGCGTGGTCCTTTGACCGGCGAAGACGCAATGAGGAGCAGCGCAGCTCTCAGTAGCCCTGAACCTTTGGAAACCTTCCTGAAGGATAGCAGAGTCTTTCCTGTGGTAATTGGCGTGCATTTGCACGTCTGAAGTTGATATGTATACCTGCAAATGaagaaaacaatagtttatGAGCTGCTGTTAGTAAAAATGTTGACGTGGAATTCGTCTCtgcaaattataagttttttaggGTTTAGAGGAAATAAAAGACTTGTCAGAGAGTCTTATGGTGTTGAAAACCTATTAATCTATGTGGATTGATCCAGATCTGATTATCTATGTTGATTGTTGTGTAAGAAATTAATACTttcgcattttttattttgaaacaagtatatatattatacagtgCGATTTTGAgaatttcattgaattttcaatACATTTCTTTTTGCTCTGTTTTCTTCCTTTTTAACGAAGGTTTTATCTatcttttttagtttatttttctatcgaGTTTTTATATTCATACCAGTTATTTGATGCCGTGTACTCATTTGTTCCGCAAGTGTTAATCTATATGCTTCTTTATAACAATTTCTGAGTATCTGTAATTGGCTGGTGATTCGCTAATTATATAAGTTTCtgagtaaatttaaaaaaaatgtgtggtCGATATCAAGGCGGAGTGACGCTTGAGTAGTCCTTTTAAATATGAATCTATGATGAGTTTAGacaagtaatataattaataaatgaactTGTTTCTCATAAAGTGTTGGTAGAAGGAGCGAAAGAAGTTGTTTGCGTGTTTAAAATCAAGGAAGTTTTTCACTAAATTGAAGATACAAATACCGATGcttaattttagaaattgtaagttttttttatatattttatattaaacaatttctttattcTACAAGATTTCATAAAGATGGATTATAAAAACCGGAGAATACAGAAAACAGAGTAAAACAAAGGATTGCTACGAAATTAGGTAAACGTTTACCAGACGcatcgatagatggcgttgaatGTTCAACGTTCTTTCTATTAAAGTACGACTTGAatctttctttaatattttgctatagtttttgttgtgattttaaataaatttagtttGGTATATGTCTGTTATTATGTAGTATCTATGGGGTCAATGACTGACAGAGTAGTATGCTTCCTGTCTTCAGTAAGATAGATTTTATCTGAAGGAAGGGCAGCATCCTGGCTTTGTGCTAATATCATCATTGGGATCACTGGTGCTTGttcatgttttgttttcttagtgTAAATCAGAGCAatctatacaataaaatatacgaaATACCTACCATTTCAGAATAAATTACcgcaaattttaataaaatacacgtCAAAATGAACATTTCCTTCATAATCACAATTAAACGGGGGAAATTTGAAAGATCCCAGATGTAAATGATGAAAATCAAGTTTTCACTGATGATAAAAACAATGTTGAACTTATATAACATGAGAACGACACGCCTTATActcccaaaggggtaggcagaggtagaGACAATgctaaactttataatattaaagctATTAatgctgttgatgataattCTTACCTTATCGCAGCCATCTTGGATGCAGTGGTAGTGGGTTTGGCTACGGTTGTGAGGACAGTCGCTGAATCTCTCAGAACAGTCGTCCAGGGGAGAGTATCTCATGAAGCCATGGGCGAGGGATTCGTCACGTTTCTTGTGCCActgtagaagaaaaaatatattaatgtacGATTCTCATTTCAGGATACCATAAAAACTAAATGTTCTAATAAAAACCATTAAAGACAATTACAGTATTTAAATTTGATTATTGATTTATAGAGACTACCGGAAAAAATctgttattgttttctttaggACAGGCCAGTCGCCTATCAGCGTCATAGCCATCGATTTCAATTTCTGTCActagtattatttacatataatctTCAAATAATTACCTTGAAGTGTCTGATCATCTCCTCTTTCTTGCAGAACACCCTGGCAGTGCAGTCCATGCAGTGGAAATGCTCCCGGTAACCCAGGTCCTTGCAGTATGAGGAACCGCATTCTAGAGTTGAGCTGTACCTGTAGAACAAACCATTTCAATTAAAACCTTTTGCCTTAGACTCTTATCTTTATCAAACAAAACATCTTCACTTTTTACTCTTTATCCATTGACCTCTTCATCATTAGAATTCTTGTTACCAACCAACAGAGTATCGAAATCATACAAAACAACTTCAACAGtacaaaacttattaaaatcATTACACAAATTAATATCCATATGTATAGCTATTGGAGTAAAAAATCCATTCGTAGGTAACGTCATCATGACTTCtgataacaatttaataacttCAAATTGATCACGAAAAATATTCACGCTCCAAAGTATACAACAAAAAGTGACaggtaaattatatttagaataATCAGTAGCAATACCTCTTAACGTATCTGGAGTAGTCGACTGTGGTCTGCAAAGAATTCTTCCGTGCCTGGTCCAAATGATTCAACGCCGAGAGCAGACCTACAAAAACGAAAAAACATGttgatacaaacaaaaaactatattatGCTAATACACATCGAAACAATAATAACTAACGATACATTCATCCATTCCTTTTCCGTCAAACTTATTCTTTTGTTTGGAACAGCCAAATCACCTCCATGCATCATATCCAGCCGAACAATGTAGTGTTTTCatcatattttaaaactagcgAGTCTTTATGAACGGTTCCGTTCACGTTTGCGTTACATGCTTCATAGTTAGAAGTTTTTAGTTCAAAAACAACTTAAACGTCGGGCGGGTTGTGTAAGCGGCCCCTCCCCATATCAAGTTTTGgagtatcaaataaattattatggtaATTAATCAATGTTTTCTCCTAGTCACTGTGGAGCGGCCCATTGTGAGTGATCGTTGACGCTTGCTCTATGTACACTGGTGCACGAAGCTCTTTTTGTATAtcgatttgttttttaataagacGAAAGATCTTATCTTTTAAATAGAAACGAATGTGTGGAGCGAGAATCAAATGCTTGAGACGTTCAAGTTTTATTTAGGAAACCGAAGCGTTTCACATTGATTTTACGGTAAAATTGTTGTTATAATGCGATTGCATACCTAAGTGCAAATATTATATGAGTTCGATTAACGTCTCggcaatttatattttgttaccatGTAATAAATGAGATTATTATTTGGAActtttcaagttatttttacATGTCGATCGAGTATTGATGGTACAAAAATGGtttaatgaaatatatattttcattaactcTTTTCCTAACCACTTCTGCACTCATCATTACAAGACATACTCGTATGTATTGTATCGAATTCTCGCGTGTAAAgttttaaagagaattaaacTCGAAACGATGCTATGTCGAAATACCGTcgcttttttttacaaaatcgtTTTTGAAAGACGAATTAATACCTATACTTATGTAGATTAGAGCTCACAACACAATGGCTGTTAACATGTAGCTAGATAATTTGTGTGTTACATAAGTCGTGCATGAATCGTGATTGTAATAACGGACAGGGTTTAGAGAGAGCAGGTTATTATTAATGAATGAGGGTACTTTGATCCGGAATTAGGGTTGACGATGATAGAAAAGATTTCGGAGACACTGATGATAAAAGCTTAGAAGGAAAcattaataatgatgatgatttaggACTAATAGATGTTGAATCTACTTTCATTATTGATAATGTTCCAATAAAAGAAGTATGTGAATGTATAGCGCATGTTTTgacgtttaaatatttgttgGTGTTCAGCCCTAGTTTTGGTTGTAACCGAGTTAATAGCTCACGACTTACCAGCGATAGTGCgaatatagaaaaacaattgtacATCGACAGTACTTCGTGTTTATTGCCTCTAATTTATGGAGATTATAGATAAGATTGGAACTGTTAACGAAAACAGTAAATTATAAGGCAGTtattaagaaaaagaaaatgtgtaaCAAACCACGAATAAGCAATAACAAAGTGGAGCAAACGTtcaaagaaatagaaataaatatagcaAATATTTCAATGCCAATGCACTAAATgataaagatattaaaactaGCTTAAACAGTTATGACCGGAGCAAAGTTTCAACAAACTAAATAAGTTATAAAGACTATTAAAGTCTATAAAAAAGTAGCATCCCGTTATGAAGATTTTATGCAAATTAATTGGCTTCAATATAAAAACGATCCATTTGATACTTCATGTTACAACTAGGTCTTATAGTAACAGTAATGCTTAAAGCAAACCTACCATTACATTTTCGAAACGATaccataatttacattttaggGAGTGGTACTCGCCATACTCCTAATTAAAATGCCCATATAAACATCATATCGAtggaatattaaatatatacgTGGCGccttaaaatttcaaattccGATGGAAATCAAAAAGACAATGGGTGTTCGAATCAGATAAGTACCGACACAATAAACATCCATAATACGATGGTAGGTTTTTTAGGAAATTTCGTAAGATATTGTGCCGGTTCATTCAGGCGAAACAATGGCTCCTCATAATGTCCTACATAATGGGTTTTTGAACTCGCTCAACGGAACCACGAGTGATCGAAAGTTCTTAGTACTGGGATTTATGATTCCAAGGAAATTGGGTGGGGACTTCCTTTTGAATTGATTGTCGTTGACAACTGAATGATACGGAGGGCATTGTAGTTGATCATAGGTAAGTGGAAGATGATTGTACACAGAAAATAAGCACAGAATTCAATATAGTTAATAGTACATCCAGTTCATTGCATAGCTAAGCCAAGATACCTAAAACTGATTAGCTCCAGTCTAGCTCCACTTTTTTACCAGATCAGGATgtaaaataaacagacaaaGTGGATACAAGTGTACATAATGACTATACGGATCAACGGGCGACTACAGAAATAATCATGACTATACGTAcgaaaaaaacaacaaaaaccaaAGAACTGAATGTtggcaaaaaataaaagaacgaAATCGATATAATTCACACGTTTCTAGAGTTCCGACGGATAAGAGAAATACTGCTCGATTTATCTTTTTGAaactattaaagtaatttgCATTGGTCATTTTTGAAGCCGATACCATTCAGTAGGAGCCTTTTATAGAACTTTTCCAGATAAGCTGTCTATTTCTCCACGCGAGCTAGCCATGATGGATGTAGTCTGACGCCCTCagtaaatatcattttttaCTCACAACACACAAACGATTATTGTATACGTTTCGGCAAAAAATGAAACAGAATGTTCTGTACGTGAGTGCActcaataatttttaaatttcctgaGACAGCTGTGACCCAAGCATGCCTGGGAATCCACATATAATCCCTCTCTGGCATTTAGTTAAGTGGAAAACGAATAAATGTCAGTTGGTACTGTTCAGTGTTCAGTTTCGGTCACCGTTTACAGTTCTATgactaattgaaattaaaatgtcacTTAAGATTTAGATAAACGGATTTGTGTGGCCGATTTTAGATTGTTCTTCAAAGAATGTCCGACGAAAAATGTGTCAGATCAATCAAATATGGAGTTTAGAAGTTCCTAGAATTACTTAACAGTTTTAAGATTAAAAGCTTTTGTTTTTCCTAGTCacttaatgtttaaattaactGTCAATTATGTTCTGTCTACATTTTTTGCTGCACTACCGTTAGCTACTTGTGTATTAAGTAGAACGATttataataataccttttgaATATTGTAATCAATCTACTTGCAAAACAACTTTTCCTTCAATATCGATCACCAatcattttatacaaattaacaaCGGTTACTTTCAAAACGCATTTGATATCTCTCATTAATTATTCCATTGTCTTCACATCGACAATCAGATCATCGTGCAAGAGTTCAATAACTGCATCAATTTCTTGCATCAGTACCCGTCTTCCATCTAAATTGACATTTACTCTCTGCAAGTATGTCTAAAATGTAAATGCGGTTACTACACACACCAATTCACGTGTGTTCGCAACTATTTATCGTCCCATAATAACTGCCAAGCAATACTCAACTTTATTACGACCGTGTAAGGAAAAACTGGATTTATTCAACAGCAAATTCAAAACATCTTTGGGAATACGTGTCCAGCATAACCTGATATGTAATGttgattactttattaatgtttttattgaaacgAGAGATCAAGTTAGGTTGGGTGGTGTGGTCAATGTGATAGTACATTTAAGTGAGGCTGTATCGTATAGGAGGTAATGAGGCGGGGCGATGGGTGTACGTACGGACAAAGATCTGACTATTGACATACACGAGATCATCTAtatataagtatctacttagAATTCTTAAGCTTATTAACAAGTTATGATGTCGAAGACTTGTTTTGTGACTTAAAATATTAACGAAGACAAAAACAGAATATGAAATGCTTATGTATCAAATACTCAATAGAGCGTATTATTGAATACATTACACATATGGAAGTTCTCGCGTatctaattgaataaaaatatgaatctcTCATCCCAATTTGTACAGAAACGAGATGAATCATATCATTCCTTGGAGCGTTACGTCAATTGATGGCCAATTTAAGTATACAGCTGGTTTCATTGTCTGTAACCAACTTCGAACTTTATGTCCAGGAATTATGATTGTAAATTGGGTGTGAACATTTTATAAGGATGTTTCAACACATTTGTCATGTCCCaagtactttttattacaatatttcggTGCGCGATGTACAGATAAGGGGCCGTGgtgtctagttttatttttccaaGGATCCGTTCCCATTGTTGGCgttagaatttaaaatatttccaacGTTTTCCTGTATCGACAATAATACGTTTTTTACAAGATATTCTTATTGTTCTGTATCTTCAAATCTTTTTGTATaaccaaatatattattgtgGTACGATTTTAGCTTTACATATTTGAAAAAGTAACATTTTCCTCAATCTGAAGATAGAACAAAAAATTTGGGGCTTCCCAAGGCACGGTTCTTGGTCCAACGCCTAATCTGTAGTAATGTCAAGTTGTCAATCAAAGAACTAATGATAACAGTAAAATCTGTAACTCGATCTTAGAACCGTCCTATTAAGTCCATCAGTTACGTTATAATTGCCGTGCATTGTGTACAGTGTAGTTAATTGTCCATATTAAACTTAGTAATGATCATTAATTACTTGCCAATATGATTTCAGACGTTTACACGGGCAGGCGCTCGTAAACTTTAGTCGGCGGATGAAAGAGCCGAGATAATTATGAACGTACGCATGCGTAGATCAAATCGGGATCCATCGATCGATAAGGGATCTAGATATGTTGCGCCGGCGATCACTTGTTCCTATTGCGTTTGTTGATGGCAATTTTATGTGCAATGTAACGCCCGATGACGTACGCATTCTGTTACACGTTGCCGTGTTTGTAGTTAGCTACGGTGATGATATTCATtatcttttattaaatcttCGTACGAATTGTGTACCTGACGTGTAATCATGTTCAGTGTCATTACACAATACTTCCATGTGTGGTGTGaatcataattatcattaaattgaACTTTAGCGTCCACTGTTAATTTTATTCTCATcatcacattttttattgatttaaatgcTTTTGTGTTTTCCGATATTATTATcgatttattgatatttattatgtgaTGAACGGCTAATGCAATTTCCATGTCGATAGAAAGAGATTCGCGATCAAACACCATACGATTGGGTCGTAGATCTTCGTCTTTGTTCGGCCATCTCCGTCGTCCGGCGCACGCGCTGATTGGAGTAAATGATTCCGCATgatcttgttttgttttattctgttTACTCTGTCTTGCTTGATGGTTTACgggttttgtttttagttttgtacGGCGACCAGTCAATTAGAgcgtacatttttgttttaaagaaagTATTGATTTAGAATTTGGTTCTGTATGTATAATGAGACTCtatatgaaagaaaataaatttccAAGAATTCTATACCATGGGAAAGCTAATAAAACCTAGATCTAGAATGCACAGGAAGACTAACACAGGAGCTAGCAACATTATAAATCATTAATAAAGAAGgaaacgaaaataataaaacgtagtCGCATGCGCATAATGCCAAGTGCACGTTCAATTTTCTCAATACCTGACTGGTCTAAACTGCGGGGCGtggtttacaatacaaaataggTAATTGGCTTGCAAAtcgaatatttttgtgttgctaAATGTCACGAGCTATGTGGTCACACGATATTTAAAGATAAGCATGTCATTCATGGGGAAATAGATGTGGATGAGAATGGATGAGTGTGGATGATCATTCACACTTGTGAATTCCAAACGTTTGTTGcaattttgtaggaaataatacttttgctttgtcgtttatattgttttt from the Spodoptera frugiperda isolate SF20-4 chromosome 16, AGI-APGP_CSIRO_Sfru_2.0, whole genome shotgun sequence genome contains:
- the LOC118280644 gene encoding uncharacterized protein LOC118280644 isoform X3, which translates into the protein MTTAMAAHQESIHERLQPAPEEPLYLHHEASSWPESSDHQDEHSTDMSPYYNMPKRNKRKNFKPRCAPNTTAFSDDSNGANCDETGSPINGNDRTTPENVGEDDKDDGNYTKIGVKNFSLLKGGAVDLSRRLSTDSNENIDSNYQNRLPEDKKVDSFQHSYIHSLQINQGAERDRTVLNFSNLQNKTFCAKNPFAISQLIKTNSPPRRRDSDSDEDKGQDINANERLEENQEQMETNETQQNGDASNATNRILRDYAMNTMKELLGIYGLSSNEVADAISGQIRALEALQGKPFTQLPLGLKRRHDSGMEDGTDRSMRRSSSATEDEGSTNITPPKTPDNDIEAQRQRALQIINQQSMRLFNRSQGQEEDGSGSDDGDQTLDLSVSRDTDGQEQSATSSAANSVSEFEQQNLLMRKNLEDLANLQMQGFFQKQSSMDADDSQERKLQASGLLSALNHLDQARKNSLQTTVDYSRYVKRYSSTLECGSSYCKDLGYREHFHCMDCTARVFCKKEEMIRHFKWHKKRDESLAHGFMRYSPLDDCSERFSDCPHNRSQTHYHCIQDGCDKVYISTSDVQMHANYHRKDSAILQEGFQRFRATESCAAPHCVFAGQRTTHFHCRRPGCTYTFKNKADMEKHKTYHIKDEALSKDGFKKYMKNEACPYRDCRFSKTCNHIHCIRPHCNYVLHSSSQIFTHKRKHERKEQEMSFGLPTSVIQNALMQPGADLSMYSPGGNVLVDDDMSNPMMDSDYPHPFNPALVEEISRKYIETFNGGKEAEDKCNKCSAFNKHYHCLADGCKMAHSCHTTMVKHVMEHEQQNQVTEAYFVTYTRNNPCGNSACQHIRDITHYHCTWENCGAVILSSEEHPFRRLEHHRQHAILSPMSPNLASRFAPNFPPQLSAQLHPNMAAQLGQVPNLPNLPPNLAQLAQMAPSLSSQLTPNLQAQLNLGPNPGVVPQQVNPSSSLDEMFSRKRGRPPKNRVVEVYTDNITPTAIFTSFKLPKSNQLPPVIQSPVIPTIEEFPRIKFQHFEVFTSPDTCSSSYPACQLRMARLHLHCSNCSFAGETHIIMETHMREVHGVSPLLEGFDYFASFDQCGGKSCFKNQLRSHFHCAQGNNCPAILTQYSALATHKHGRGTPVIKSETDQEKQFEEAKDYSLKERASVDSVSSMKEPNESFTPANFSIKSEFEREQDSVSVVKATGTFYPSSHLRSNTSSPSPRSIYDASPSKEMKPRMDYDHKKVFEPPKITGPTIPPSCHDQTCPLNKNSTGMNLHYHCPHCSQAYVDLKLLFSHMVKKHSNSMEPGPVGLAATKTLEREYPEISILPSTASSSSTSQAPSPSHSQRPPNPADQVQAVQSLLLQQYLAGGRKGSLQEQLKMQQQYTASLAGLPGLAQVALFSQGGSPFSLYPTMLYPPELLLEQSLLQGHGLPPGLDKEAEMIAKTRRTHTTRGPHMRVMKDEPIPEGYLRFRFNEDCAYQHCGYREHQTHFHCTRKDCGYSFCDKTRFVQHTARHERLDTLMGGDFQQYRANVYCKRPECPHASTFGTGQNKASHFHCLKCDFVCTDTNKVVAHRRQHQKLDSIQAAGFEKFPPSKGCGYEPQCIHSKKQTHYHCLQCGFAVLGLSQMTSHKYKHQEANLGPSTSGTN